One segment of Streptomyces roseifaciens DNA contains the following:
- a CDS encoding NADP-dependent oxidoreductase — MTAAPARMHAIRQESAGGPEVLRLVETDRPVPGPTEILVRVRAAGVNPVDWKTRTRGYYYTGDTTPFGLGFDVSGVVETVGDGVTLYAPGDEVYGMPRFPHPAGAYAEYVAAPARHFAPKPQGLDHVQAAGLPLAALTAWQAVVDTARVTEGQRVLIHAAAGGVGHLAVQIAKARGAYVIGTASAAKHDFLRSLGADELIDYREQDFAEELGDLDAVVESISGDYPARSLRTLRSGGTLVSLLPLTEPVLAEARERGIRAVRMMVEPDLAGLRGISELVESGRLRTEIAAVLPLAEAGKAHELGETGRTSGKIVLTVGD, encoded by the coding sequence ATGACCGCAGCACCCGCCCGCATGCACGCCATCCGCCAGGAGTCCGCCGGCGGCCCCGAGGTGCTGCGGCTGGTCGAGACCGACCGCCCCGTGCCGGGGCCCACCGAGATCCTGGTGCGGGTACGGGCGGCAGGGGTCAACCCGGTCGACTGGAAGACCCGGACGCGCGGCTACTACTACACCGGGGACACCACGCCCTTCGGCCTCGGCTTCGACGTCTCGGGCGTGGTCGAGACGGTCGGTGACGGCGTGACGTTGTACGCCCCGGGCGACGAGGTGTACGGCATGCCGCGCTTCCCGCACCCGGCCGGCGCGTACGCCGAGTACGTTGCCGCGCCGGCCCGGCACTTCGCCCCCAAGCCGCAGGGGCTCGACCACGTACAGGCAGCCGGCCTGCCCCTCGCCGCGCTCACCGCGTGGCAGGCCGTCGTGGACACCGCCCGCGTCACCGAGGGGCAGCGGGTGCTGATCCACGCGGCGGCGGGCGGCGTGGGCCACCTGGCCGTCCAGATCGCCAAGGCACGGGGCGCGTACGTCATCGGCACGGCCAGCGCCGCCAAGCACGACTTCCTGCGGAGCCTCGGAGCCGACGAACTCATCGACTACCGCGAGCAGGACTTCGCCGAGGAGCTCGGCGACCTCGACGCCGTCGTGGAGTCCATCAGCGGCGACTACCCGGCCCGCTCGCTGCGCACCCTCCGCTCCGGCGGCACCCTCGTCTCGTTGCTGCCCCTCACGGAGCCGGTCCTCGCCGAGGCGCGGGAGCGCGGCATCCGCGCCGTGCGGATGATGGTCGAGCCCGACCTGGCGGGCCTGCGGGGCATCAGCGAGCTCGTCGAGTCCGGGCGGCTGCGCACCGAGATCGCGGCGGTCCTGCCGCTCGCCGAGGCCGGCAAGGCCCACGAGCTCGGCGAGACGGGCCGCACCTCCGGGAAGATCGTGCTCACTGTCGGCGACTGA
- a CDS encoding PucR family transcriptional regulator, with the protein MPLTLASLVHHSALKLTVLAGEDRLDRPVRWAHVSELADPVPWMDGGELLLITALKIDAEDPEAMRQYVRRLVRAGVVGLGFAVGVNYERVPEPLVDAARGEGLPLLEVPRRTPFIAITKAVSAAIAADQYRAVTAGFEAQRELTRAALGPDGPAALVARLAAHLDGWAALYDASGSVVAAAPEWAARRAARLGADVERLRERPAPATAVVGTDPAEEGADRVELQSLGSGRRARGVLAVGTGAPLGTAERYAVHSAIALLTLTTERSRALQEAEQRLGAALLRMLLAGEPDHARAVAGDLYGSLLDAPFRVIVAEAVEVPADADSVGPEGEGEPPVEPLAVLADTLETAAGRVAEPLLVVPDGDRLVVLAPDGGAVAAACGEHARAIEARRGTKARPRDRSAAAPACDLVIGLSAPAGPIAAAAAFRQAEQALSVARRRGRVLVEHEEVAAGSVLPLLADDAVRAFADGMLRALREHDATGRGDLVASLRAWLSRHGQWDAAAADLGVHRHTLRYRMRRVEEILGRSLDDPDVRMELWLALKATAASGQE; encoded by the coding sequence ATGCCCCTCACGCTCGCCTCACTCGTCCACCACTCCGCGCTGAAACTCACCGTCCTCGCGGGGGAGGACCGGCTGGACAGGCCCGTCCGCTGGGCACACGTCAGCGAGCTGGCCGACCCCGTGCCGTGGATGGACGGCGGCGAGCTGCTGCTGATCACCGCGCTGAAGATCGACGCGGAGGATCCCGAGGCCATGCGGCAGTACGTCCGCCGCCTCGTGCGCGCAGGCGTCGTCGGCCTAGGCTTCGCGGTCGGCGTCAACTACGAGCGTGTGCCGGAGCCCCTGGTCGACGCCGCGAGGGGCGAGGGCCTGCCGCTGCTGGAGGTGCCTCGCCGTACGCCCTTCATCGCCATCACGAAGGCGGTGTCCGCAGCCATCGCGGCCGACCAGTACCGCGCGGTGACGGCCGGATTCGAGGCCCAGCGTGAACTGACCCGCGCCGCCTTGGGCCCGGACGGGCCGGCGGCCCTCGTCGCCCGGCTGGCCGCGCACCTGGACGGCTGGGCGGCGCTGTACGACGCCTCGGGTTCCGTCGTCGCGGCAGCGCCCGAATGGGCTGCGCGCCGGGCCGCGCGCCTCGGAGCGGACGTCGAGCGGCTGCGGGAGCGCCCCGCGCCCGCCACCGCAGTCGTGGGCACGGATCCCGCCGAGGAGGGAGCCGACCGCGTCGAGCTGCAGTCCCTCGGCTCCGGGCGGCGCGCACGGGGGGTCCTCGCCGTCGGCACGGGTGCGCCCCTGGGGACCGCCGAGCGCTACGCCGTGCACTCCGCCATCGCTCTGCTCACCCTCACCACCGAGCGCTCCCGGGCCCTGCAGGAGGCGGAGCAGCGACTGGGCGCGGCGCTGCTGCGCATGCTCCTCGCCGGCGAACCCGACCATGCGCGGGCCGTGGCAGGGGATCTCTACGGAAGCCTGCTGGACGCTCCGTTCCGGGTGATCGTCGCGGAGGCGGTGGAGGTGCCCGCCGACGCCGACAGCGTCGGGCCTGAGGGGGAGGGCGAGCCCCCCGTGGAGCCGCTGGCCGTACTCGCGGACACCCTGGAGACCGCTGCGGGCCGGGTGGCGGAGCCGCTGCTGGTCGTCCCGGACGGCGACCGGCTCGTCGTCCTCGCACCCGACGGAGGGGCGGTCGCCGCGGCATGCGGGGAACACGCCCGCGCCATAGAAGCCCGCCGCGGAACGAAGGCGCGGCCTCGGGACCGCAGCGCTGCCGCCCCCGCCTGCGACCTCGTCATCGGCCTGTCCGCCCCCGCGGGGCCCATCGCGGCCGCGGCGGCCTTCCGCCAGGCGGAGCAGGCCCTGTCCGTCGCACGCCGCCGCGGCAGGGTCCTCGTGGAGCACGAAGAGGTCGCCGCCGGCTCGGTGCTGCCACTCCTCGCGGACGACGCGGTACGTGCCTTTGCGGACGGCATGCTGCGGGCCCTCCGGGAGCACGACGCGACCGGCCGCGGCGACCTCGTCGCCTCCCTGCGCGCCTGGCTCTCCCGCCACGGCCAGTGGGACGCGGCGGCGGCGGACCTCGGCGTCCACCGCCACACGCTGCGCTACCGCATGCGGCGGGTCGAAGAGATCCTGGGCCGCTCCCTCGACGACCCCGACGTCCGTATGGAGCTGTGGCTGGCCCTGAAGGCGACAGCGGCCTCGGGGCAGGAGTAG
- the gabT gene encoding 4-aminobutyrate--2-oxoglutarate transaminase: MTELTGGPALPQERRIVTAIPGPKSQELLARKNAAVAGGVGLTLPVFTKRAGGGVIEDVDGNSLIDFGSGIAVTSVGNSAEAVVRRAAAQLADFTHTCFMVTPYEGYVEVCEKLAELTPGDHAKKSALFNSGAEAVENAVKIARAHTKRQAVVVFDHGYHGRTNLTMALTAKNMPYKHGFGPFAPEVYRVPVAYGYRWPTGPENCAEEAAAQAIDAMTKQVGADNIAAIIIEPVLGEGGFIEPAKGFLPRIAQFAKDNGIVFVADEIQSGFCRTGQWFACEDEGVVPDLITTAKGIAGGLPLAAVTGRAEIMDAAHAGGLGGTYGGNPVACAAALGAIETMRELDLNAKAKRIEEVMKDRLSAMQEKFDIIGDIRGRGAMIAIELVKSGTKDPNPEAAGALAKACHAEGLLVLTCGTYGNVLRFLPPLVIGEDLLNEGLDIIESAFARL; this comes from the coding sequence ATGACCGAACTGACCGGAGGCCCGGCCCTCCCCCAGGAGCGCCGCATCGTCACCGCGATCCCCGGCCCGAAGTCGCAGGAGCTGCTGGCCCGGAAGAACGCCGCGGTCGCGGGTGGCGTTGGCCTGACGCTGCCGGTGTTCACCAAGCGCGCCGGCGGTGGCGTGATCGAGGACGTGGACGGCAACTCCCTGATCGACTTCGGCTCCGGCATCGCCGTGACCTCGGTCGGCAACTCCGCCGAGGCCGTGGTGCGCCGCGCCGCCGCGCAGCTCGCCGACTTCACCCACACCTGTTTCATGGTGACGCCCTACGAGGGCTACGTGGAGGTCTGCGAGAAGCTCGCCGAGCTGACGCCGGGTGACCACGCCAAGAAGTCCGCGCTGTTCAACTCGGGCGCCGAGGCCGTGGAGAACGCGGTGAAGATCGCCCGCGCGCACACCAAGCGCCAGGCCGTCGTCGTCTTCGACCACGGCTACCACGGCCGTACGAACCTGACGATGGCGCTCACCGCCAAGAACATGCCGTACAAGCACGGCTTCGGCCCGTTCGCCCCCGAGGTCTACCGCGTGCCGGTGGCCTACGGCTACCGCTGGCCCACCGGCCCGGAGAACTGCGCCGAGGAGGCCGCGGCCCAGGCCATCGACGCCATGACCAAGCAGGTCGGCGCCGACAACATCGCCGCGATCATCATCGAGCCGGTGCTGGGCGAGGGCGGCTTCATCGAGCCGGCCAAGGGCTTCCTGCCGCGCATCGCGCAGTTCGCGAAGGACAACGGCATCGTCTTCGTCGCGGACGAGATCCAGTCCGGCTTCTGCCGCACGGGCCAGTGGTTCGCGTGCGAGGACGAGGGCGTCGTCCCCGACCTGATCACCACGGCCAAGGGCATCGCGGGCGGCCTGCCGCTCGCCGCCGTCACCGGCCGCGCCGAGATCATGGACGCGGCGCACGCGGGCGGCCTGGGCGGCACCTACGGCGGCAACCCGGTGGCCTGCGCGGCGGCGCTCGGCGCGATCGAGACCATGCGCGAGCTGGACCTCAACGCGAAGGCCAAGCGCATCGAGGAGGTCATGAAGGACCGCCTCTCCGCCATGCAGGAGAAGTTCGACATCATCGGCGACATCCGCGGCCGCGGCGCCATGATCGCGATCGAGCTGGTGAAGTCCGGCACCAAGGACCCCAACCCGGAGGCCGCCGGCGCGCTCGCCAAGGCCTGCCACGCGGAGGGCCTGCTCGTGCTCACCTGCGGCACGTACGGCAACGTGCTGCGCTTCCTGCCGCCGCTGGTGATCGGCGAGGACCTGCTCAACGAGGGCCTGGACATCATCGAGTCCGCTTTCGCCCGCCTGTAG
- a CDS encoding aldehyde dehydrogenase family protein gives MTAPHAFWLAGREATGEETFDVTNSWDGRLVGTVSVPTEAQVEEAVAAAHAVREEFAATPAHVRTAALDHVAKRLTERTEEIAQLISAENGKPIKWARGEVGRAVSVFRWAAEEARRFNAGDAQRLDTDAGGTGRLALTRRFPRGTVLGIAPFNFPLNLSAHKVAPAIAVGAPIILKPAPATPISSLVLGEILAETDLPAGSWSVLPVPNDRMPALVQDERLPVISFTGSGPVGWSILDSAPRKHVTLELGGNGAAVVLADWSSEEDLDWAAQRIATFSNYQGGQSCISVQRVIADASLYERLVPKVVAAVEAQVTGDPSDAATDVGPLVSEDAAKRVESWVDEAVEKGAALLTGGKRDGATYAPTVLADVPADVTIACEEVFGPVLTITKAEGEEAAFAAVNDSPYGLQAGVFTHDLQTAFRAHRALETGGVIIGDVPSYRADQMPYGGAKQSGVGREGVRYAMDDYTYERVLVLTGLAL, from the coding sequence GTGACTGCTCCCCACGCGTTCTGGCTGGCCGGCCGCGAGGCCACCGGCGAGGAGACCTTCGACGTCACGAACTCCTGGGACGGCCGTCTCGTCGGCACCGTGAGCGTGCCCACCGAGGCACAGGTCGAGGAGGCCGTGGCCGCCGCGCACGCCGTCCGAGAGGAGTTCGCGGCGACGCCCGCGCACGTGCGGACCGCCGCCCTCGACCACGTCGCGAAGCGGCTGACCGAGCGCACCGAGGAGATCGCCCAGCTCATCTCCGCCGAGAACGGCAAGCCCATCAAGTGGGCCCGCGGCGAGGTCGGCCGCGCCGTCTCCGTCTTCCGCTGGGCCGCCGAGGAAGCTCGCCGCTTCAACGCCGGCGACGCGCAGCGCCTCGACACCGACGCGGGCGGCACCGGCCGCCTGGCGCTGACCCGCCGCTTCCCGCGCGGCACCGTGCTGGGCATCGCGCCGTTCAACTTCCCGCTGAACCTGAGCGCCCACAAGGTCGCCCCCGCGATCGCCGTCGGTGCGCCGATCATCCTCAAGCCCGCTCCGGCGACCCCGATCTCCTCCCTCGTGCTGGGCGAGATCCTGGCCGAGACGGACCTGCCGGCGGGCTCCTGGAGCGTGCTGCCGGTCCCGAACGACCGCATGCCCGCCCTCGTCCAGGACGAGCGCCTGCCGGTCATCTCCTTCACCGGTTCCGGGCCGGTCGGCTGGTCGATCCTCGACTCCGCCCCCCGCAAGCACGTCACCCTCGAGCTCGGCGGCAACGGTGCGGCCGTCGTCCTGGCCGACTGGTCCTCCGAGGAGGACCTCGACTGGGCCGCACAGCGCATCGCGACGTTCTCGAACTACCAGGGCGGCCAGTCCTGCATCTCGGTGCAGCGCGTCATCGCCGACGCCTCGCTGTACGAGCGCCTCGTGCCCAAGGTCGTGGCCGCCGTCGAGGCGCAGGTCACCGGTGACCCGTCGGACGCCGCGACGGACGTCGGCCCGCTGGTCAGCGAGGACGCCGCCAAGCGCGTGGAGTCCTGGGTGGACGAGGCCGTGGAGAAGGGCGCCGCTCTGCTCACCGGCGGCAAGCGCGACGGCGCGACCTACGCCCCGACCGTGCTCGCGGACGTGCCGGCCGACGTGACCATCGCCTGCGAGGAGGTCTTCGGCCCCGTCCTGACGATCACCAAGGCCGAGGGCGAGGAGGCTGCTTTCGCCGCCGTCAACGACTCGCCGTACGGTCTGCAGGCCGGTGTCTTCACGCACGACCTGCAGACGGCGTTCCGGGCGCACCGTGCGCTGGAGACCGGTGGCGTCATCATCGGCGACGTGCCGTCCTACCGTGCGGACCAGATGCCCTACGGCGGCGCCAAGCAGTCCGGCGTCGGGCGCGAGGGCGTGCGCTACGCGATGGACGACTACACCTACGAGCGAGTGCTCGTCCTGACGGGCCTGGCGCTCTAG
- a CDS encoding ATP-binding protein gives MPAEAPPPPRAVPPQPGRAPGAAPQGRSPFLTWLRTPRVAAGPGIWAYGYRPKPPEEPDRIPGRQLLSGAVIALLCGWLLGSLLWNGYLGFYWLWPLTVLTPDSWHRGMAAVWTVYTYYAVCLGVLVYVFGRLGRWPQVWRRYFAPLLARLWDDGGALPAAVGGGPRQDPADWPQLRAAGAHEAAERLAAEAQAGLMNDVDHARIERAWQTVRVQPGRLAAFTETVLRHGAAACAHPSGARDLPVRAARHDLVTRQVRIGTAVDDERNPYVHRGAGFALDPRLLGTSLLAVGPPGSGKTDRLIRPVLESLCLQALAGRAAVVAVGAAGAGLAPDEAFDVVVRIGRPDSAYDLDLYGGTDDPDEAAAVLAEGLVGDLTAMLPGEGVRRAATVLAQILGPYRAAHGRFPSVPELRELLDGSPAAVASLRAALTDAGHEALIRELDARERQAHRPGDAGPMLADRLALLDRPAFARFFDTTDPSRTFSLRALEHPLRVRIDLPERGHAEASRMLARLVLAQFTECAVARGDRSLFACLVLDDATHTVTSEAVRGLARLRSANAGALLTLRTLDDVPDSLRSALLGSVGCRMAFSGVTTWDGARFAEVWGKEWVETRDVTDRQVIAHEPLTRVTHVVRRLVTGRAVTAQSVTVRKVERERWSASELAHAVPAGHAVLSVTSVRGNSAPPVLVDLQR, from the coding sequence ATGCCTGCGGAGGCCCCGCCCCCGCCCCGTGCGGTGCCGCCGCAGCCCGGAAGGGCACCCGGGGCGGCTCCGCAGGGTCGGTCCCCGTTCCTCACCTGGCTCCGCACGCCCCGTGTCGCCGCGGGCCCCGGCATCTGGGCGTACGGCTACCGCCCCAAGCCTCCGGAGGAACCGGACCGCATCCCGGGCCGGCAGCTCCTCAGCGGGGCGGTCATCGCCCTCCTGTGCGGCTGGCTGCTGGGGTCGCTGCTGTGGAACGGCTACCTCGGCTTCTACTGGCTGTGGCCGCTGACCGTCCTGACCCCCGACTCGTGGCACAGGGGCATGGCGGCGGTGTGGACCGTCTACACCTATTACGCCGTCTGCCTGGGCGTGCTCGTCTACGTCTTCGGCCGCCTGGGGCGCTGGCCCCAGGTCTGGCGGCGGTACTTCGCGCCGCTGCTGGCGAGGCTGTGGGACGACGGCGGAGCCCTTCCGGCCGCCGTGGGAGGCGGCCCCCGCCAGGACCCGGCCGACTGGCCCCAGCTGCGCGCCGCGGGCGCGCACGAGGCGGCGGAAAGGCTTGCCGCGGAGGCGCAGGCCGGGCTGATGAACGACGTCGACCACGCCCGTATCGAGCGGGCCTGGCAGACCGTACGCGTGCAGCCGGGACGGCTCGCCGCGTTCACGGAAACCGTTCTGCGGCACGGGGCGGCCGCCTGCGCCCACCCGTCCGGTGCGCGCGATCTGCCCGTACGCGCCGCGCGCCACGACCTCGTCACCCGGCAGGTGCGCATCGGCACCGCCGTGGACGACGAGCGCAACCCGTACGTGCACCGGGGCGCCGGATTCGCCCTCGACCCCCGCCTGCTCGGTACGTCCCTGCTCGCGGTCGGCCCGCCCGGCAGCGGCAAGACCGACCGGCTCATCCGCCCCGTGCTGGAGTCGCTGTGCCTGCAAGCGCTCGCCGGCCGGGCGGCCGTCGTCGCGGTCGGCGCGGCGGGGGCGGGCCTGGCGCCCGACGAGGCCTTCGACGTCGTGGTGCGTATCGGCCGACCGGACTCCGCGTACGACCTCGACCTCTACGGCGGCACCGACGACCCCGACGAGGCCGCCGCCGTGCTCGCCGAGGGCCTCGTGGGCGACCTCACCGCCATGCTGCCGGGCGAGGGGGTCCGCCGGGCCGCAACCGTGCTGGCCCAGATCCTCGGCCCCTACCGGGCCGCTCACGGCCGCTTCCCGTCCGTCCCCGAACTGCGCGAGCTCCTGGACGGCTCGCCCGCCGCCGTGGCCTCCCTGCGCGCCGCCCTGACGGACGCGGGGCATGAGGCCCTCATCCGCGAGCTCGACGCACGGGAGCGGCAGGCGCACCGCCCCGGCGACGCCGGCCCCATGCTCGCCGACCGCCTCGCGCTGCTCGACCGCCCCGCCTTCGCCCGCTTCTTCGACACCACCGACCCTTCGCGCACCTTCTCCCTGCGCGCCCTGGAGCACCCCCTGCGCGTCCGGATCGACCTGCCCGAGCGCGGGCACGCCGAGGCGTCACGGATGCTGGCCCGGCTCGTCCTCGCCCAGTTCACGGAGTGCGCGGTCGCGCGGGGCGACCGCTCCCTCTTCGCGTGTCTCGTCCTCGACGACGCCACCCACACCGTCACCTCCGAGGCCGTACGGGGCCTGGCGCGGCTCCGCTCGGCCAATGCGGGAGCGCTGCTCACCCTCCGTACGCTCGACGACGTACCCGACTCCCTGCGCAGCGCGCTGCTGGGCTCCGTCGGCTGCCGCATGGCGTTCTCCGGCGTCACCACCTGGGACGGTGCGCGCTTCGCGGAGGTGTGGGGCAAGGAGTGGGTGGAGACCCGCGATGTCACCGACCGTCAGGTCATCGCCCACGAGCCGCTGACCCGCGTCACGCATGTGGTGCGCAGGCTGGTCACGGGGCGGGCGGTGACCGCGCAGTCGGTGACGGTGCGCAAGGTGGAGCGGGAGCGCTGGTCCGCCTCCGAGCTGGCGCACGCAGTGCCGGCGGGGCATGCGGTGCTGTCCGTGACCTCCGTGCGGGGGAACAGCGCGCCGCCGGTGCTCGTCGATCTGCAGCGGTGA
- a CDS encoding acyl-CoA dehydrogenase family protein — translation MTAPSVRQVSEREARQVAEAAREQDWKKPSFAKELFLGRFRLDLIHPHPTPAMEDVRRGEEFLSKLRDFCETRIDAARIEREARIPDETVNGLKELGALGMKIDTKYGGLGLTSVYYNKALAVVGSVSPAVGALLSAHQSIGVPQPLKLFGTQQQKETFLPRCARTDISAFLLTEPDVGSDPARLATSAVPDGDDYILDGVKLWTTNGVVADLLVVMARVPRSEGHKGGITAFVVEAAAEGVTVERRNAFMGLRGIENGVTRLHQVRVPAANRIGPEGSGLKIALTTLNTGRLSIPAMCVAGGKWALKIAREWSTAREQWGKSIAKHEAVGSKIAFIAATTFALEAVLDLSGQMADENRNDIRIEAALAKLYASEMAWLMTDELVQIRGGRGYESAASLAARGERAVPAEQMLRDARINRIFEGSTEIMHLLIAREAVDAHLSVAGDLIDPDKSLGDKARAGARAGGFYARWLPKLVAGPGQLPRTYAEFHPSGHRDLATHLRYVERSSRKLARSTFYAMSRWQGRMETKQGFLGRIVDIGAELFAMSAACVRAERLRAEGEHGAEAYELADAFCRQARIRTEELFGRLWTNTDDLDRKVVSGVMSGAYEWLEAGILDPSGDGPWIADATPGPAKTDNVHRPIR, via the coding sequence ATGACCGCACCATCCGTACGACAGGTCTCCGAGCGCGAAGCACGCCAGGTCGCCGAAGCGGCCCGGGAGCAGGACTGGAAGAAGCCGAGCTTTGCCAAGGAACTCTTCCTCGGCCGGTTCCGCCTCGATCTGATCCACCCGCATCCGACGCCGGCCATGGAGGACGTACGGCGCGGCGAAGAGTTTCTTTCGAAGCTCCGCGACTTCTGCGAGACGCGCATCGACGCCGCCCGGATCGAGCGCGAGGCGAGGATCCCGGACGAGACGGTGAACGGGCTCAAGGAGCTCGGCGCCCTCGGCATGAAGATCGACACCAAGTACGGGGGCCTCGGGCTCACGTCGGTCTACTACAACAAGGCCCTCGCCGTCGTGGGCTCCGTCAGCCCCGCCGTCGGCGCGCTGCTCTCCGCCCACCAGTCCATCGGCGTGCCCCAGCCGCTCAAGCTCTTCGGCACCCAGCAGCAGAAGGAGACCTTCCTGCCGCGGTGCGCCCGCACCGACATTTCGGCGTTCCTGCTCACCGAGCCGGACGTCGGCTCCGACCCCGCGCGCCTCGCCACCTCCGCGGTCCCCGACGGTGACGACTACATTCTCGACGGGGTCAAGCTCTGGACGACCAACGGCGTCGTCGCGGACCTGCTGGTCGTCATGGCGCGCGTCCCCAGGAGCGAGGGCCACAAGGGCGGCATCACGGCCTTCGTCGTCGAGGCCGCGGCAGAGGGCGTCACCGTCGAGCGCCGCAATGCCTTCATGGGCCTGCGGGGCATCGAGAACGGCGTCACCCGTCTCCACCAGGTGCGCGTCCCCGCCGCCAACCGCATCGGCCCGGAGGGCTCAGGGCTCAAGATCGCTCTGACGACGCTCAACACCGGACGGCTGTCCATCCCCGCCATGTGCGTCGCCGGCGGCAAGTGGGCGCTGAAGATCGCCCGTGAGTGGTCCACGGCGCGCGAGCAGTGGGGCAAGTCCATCGCCAAGCACGAGGCGGTCGGATCGAAGATCGCCTTCATCGCGGCGACCACCTTCGCCCTGGAGGCCGTCCTCGACCTCTCCGGCCAGATGGCCGACGAGAACCGCAACGACATCCGCATCGAGGCCGCCCTCGCGAAGCTGTACGCCAGCGAGATGGCCTGGCTGATGACCGACGAACTCGTGCAGATCCGCGGCGGACGGGGCTACGAGAGCGCCGCCTCGCTCGCCGCACGGGGCGAGCGCGCCGTCCCCGCCGAGCAGATGCTGCGCGATGCGCGCATCAACCGCATCTTCGAGGGCTCCACGGAGATCATGCACCTGCTGATCGCCCGCGAGGCCGTGGACGCCCACCTCTCGGTCGCGGGCGACCTCATCGACCCGGACAAGTCCCTGGGCGACAAAGCCCGCGCAGGGGCCCGCGCAGGGGGCTTCTACGCCCGCTGGCTGCCCAAGCTGGTCGCCGGCCCCGGGCAGCTCCCGCGCACCTACGCGGAATTCCACCCTTCGGGCCACCGCGACCTCGCCACCCACCTGCGCTACGTCGAGCGCTCCTCGCGCAAACTCGCCCGCTCCACCTTCTACGCCATGTCGCGCTGGCAGGGCCGCATGGAGACCAAGCAGGGCTTCCTCGGGCGCATCGTCGACATCGGCGCGGAGCTCTTCGCGATGAGCGCGGCGTGCGTCCGTGCGGAGCGGCTGCGTGCCGAGGGCGAGCACGGTGCGGAAGCGTACGAGCTCGCCGATGCCTTCTGCCGGCAGGCCAGGATCCGCACGGAGGAGCTCTTCGGGCGGCTGTGGACGAACACCGACGACCTCGACCGCAAGGTCGTCTCCGGAGTGATGTCCGGGGCGTACGAGTGGCTCGAGGCCGGCATCCTCGACCCCAGCGGCGACGGCCCCTGGATCGCGGACGCCACCCCCGGCCCGGCCAAGACGGACAACGTCCACCGCCCCATCCGCTGA
- the dxr gene encoding 1-deoxy-D-xylulose-5-phosphate reductoisomerase: MTDSLADPHLRYSAPTAAGEPREIVILGSTGSIGTQAIDLVLRNPDRFRVTGLSAAGGRVGLLAEQARQLRVRTVAVAREETVPALREALAALYGAEPLPEILAGPEAATELARSECHTVLNGITGSIGLAPTLAALEAGRTLALANKESLIVGGPLVKALAKPGQIIPVDSEHAALFQALLGGTRAEVRKLVVTASGGPFRGRTKAELASVTREDALAHPTWSMGPVITINSATLVNKGLEVIEAHLLYDIPFERIEVVVHPQSYVHSMVEFVDGSTLAQATPPDMRGPIAIGLGWPERIPDAAPSFDWSTASTWEFFPLDEEAFPSVGLARHVGELGGTAPAVFNAANEECVDAFLAGGLPFNGIVDTVAEVVAEHGTPTTGTRLTVADVLEAEAWARARARELAARTAPAARTAKATSEARA, encoded by the coding sequence ATGACGGACTCCCTCGCTGACCCGCATCTGCGCTACTCCGCCCCCACCGCCGCGGGCGAACCGCGCGAGATCGTGATCCTCGGTTCCACCGGCTCGATCGGGACCCAGGCCATCGACCTCGTGCTCCGCAACCCCGACAGGTTCCGGGTGACCGGCCTGTCGGCCGCCGGCGGCCGCGTGGGGCTCCTCGCCGAGCAGGCGCGGCAGCTGCGGGTGCGCACCGTCGCCGTCGCCCGGGAGGAGACGGTGCCCGCGCTGCGCGAGGCGCTGGCGGCGCTGTACGGGGCGGAGCCGCTGCCCGAGATCCTGGCGGGGCCCGAGGCGGCCACCGAGCTGGCGCGGAGCGAGTGCCACACCGTCCTGAACGGCATCACCGGCTCGATCGGCCTGGCGCCGACCCTGGCGGCCCTGGAGGCCGGCCGGACGCTCGCGCTGGCCAACAAGGAGTCGCTGATCGTCGGCGGCCCGCTGGTCAAGGCGCTTGCCAAGCCCGGCCAGATCATCCCCGTGGACTCCGAGCACGCCGCGCTCTTCCAGGCGCTGTTGGGCGGCACGCGCGCCGAAGTCCGCAAGCTGGTCGTCACGGCCTCGGGCGGGCCCTTCCGGGGCCGTACGAAGGCCGAGCTGGCCTCCGTGACCCGCGAGGACGCGCTCGCGCACCCGACCTGGTCCATGGGGCCGGTGATCACGATCAACTCCGCGACCCTGGTCAACAAGGGCCTGGAGGTCATCGAGGCGCACCTGCTGTACGACATCCCGTTCGAGCGCATCGAGGTCGTCGTCCACCCGCAGTCCTACGTCCACTCGATGGTGGAGTTCGTGGACGGCTCCACGCTGGCCCAGGCCACCCCGCCGGACATGCGCGGCCCCATCGCCATCGGCCTGGGCTGGCCGGAGCGGATCCCGGACGCGGCCCCGTCCTTCGACTGGTCCACGGCCTCCACCTGGGAGTTCTTCCCGCTCGACGAGGAGGCCTTCCCGTCGGTCGGCCTCGCCCGGCACGTAGGCGAGCTCGGGGGCACGGCGCCCGCCGTCTTCAACGCGGCCAACGAGGAGTGCGTCGACGCCTTCCTCGCGGGCGGGCTGCCGTTCAACGGGATTGTCGATACGGTCGCGGAGGTGGTGGCGGAACACGGCACGCCCACCACGGGAACCCGCCTCACCGTCGCGGACGTCTTGGAAGCGGAGGCCTGGGCACGAGCCCGGGCCCGTGAACTGGCAGCGCGGACGGCCCCGGCGGCCCGTACCGCGAAGGCGACCTCGGAGGCCCGCGCATGA